A window of the Oryza brachyantha chromosome 5, ObraRS2, whole genome shotgun sequence genome harbors these coding sequences:
- the LOC102717431 gene encoding NEDD8-conjugating enzyme Ubc12 isoform X1, with product MENTIVMCCIWFQCAYIPTQLKQTRRMRQKMLNLIKIKDKKKEQAASAAGKAPVKKQSAGELRLHKDISELNLPKSTSISFPNGKDDLMNFEIIVRPDEGYYLGGTFVFTFQVSPSYPHEPPKVKCKTKVYHPNIDLEGNVCLNILREDWKPVLNINTVIYGLNLLFTQPNDEDPLNHEAAAVLRDNPKMFEANVKRAMAGGYVGQHYFPRCA from the exons ATGGAGAACACCATCGTTATGTGCTGTATCTGGTTCCAGTGTGCTTACATTCCAACACAGCTGAAACAAACAAGAAGAATGCGCCAG AAGATGCTTAATCTCATtaaaataaaggataaaaagaaagagcAGGCAGCAAGTGCTGCTGGAAAGGCTCCTGTAAAAAAGCAATCAGCTGGAGAACTCCGTCTTCACAAAG ATATTAGTGAGCTAAACCTACCCAAGAGCACATCAATTTCTTTTCCCAATGGCAAGGATGATCTGATGAACTTTGAGATCATCGTCCGACCTGATGAAGGATATTACCT aggtGGCACTTTTGTCTTTACTTTTCAAGTATCTCCCTCTTATCCTCATGAACCTCCAAAGGTCAAGTGCAAGACAAAG GTGTACCATCCAAATATTGACTTGGAAGGAAATGTATGTCTGAATATTCTGCGTGAAGATTGGAAGCCTGTTCTAAACATCAACACTGTCATTTATGGCCTGAACCTTCTTTTTACG CAACCAAATGATGAGGATCCCTTGAACCATGAAGCAGCTGCTGTCCTTCGTGACAACCCAAAGATGTTTGAAGCTAATGTCAAAAGGGCAATGGCCGGAGGCTATGTGGGTCAACACTATTTCCCAAGATGTGCATGA
- the LOC102717431 gene encoding NEDD8-conjugating enzyme Ubc12 isoform X2 — translation MLNLIKIKDKKKEQAASAAGKAPVKKQSAGELRLHKDISELNLPKSTSISFPNGKDDLMNFEIIVRPDEGYYLGGTFVFTFQVSPSYPHEPPKVKCKTKVYHPNIDLEGNVCLNILREDWKPVLNINTVIYGLNLLFTQPNDEDPLNHEAAAVLRDNPKMFEANVKRAMAGGYVGQHYFPRCA, via the exons ATGCTTAATCTCATtaaaataaaggataaaaagaaagagcAGGCAGCAAGTGCTGCTGGAAAGGCTCCTGTAAAAAAGCAATCAGCTGGAGAACTCCGTCTTCACAAAG ATATTAGTGAGCTAAACCTACCCAAGAGCACATCAATTTCTTTTCCCAATGGCAAGGATGATCTGATGAACTTTGAGATCATCGTCCGACCTGATGAAGGATATTACCT aggtGGCACTTTTGTCTTTACTTTTCAAGTATCTCCCTCTTATCCTCATGAACCTCCAAAGGTCAAGTGCAAGACAAAG GTGTACCATCCAAATATTGACTTGGAAGGAAATGTATGTCTGAATATTCTGCGTGAAGATTGGAAGCCTGTTCTAAACATCAACACTGTCATTTATGGCCTGAACCTTCTTTTTACG CAACCAAATGATGAGGATCCCTTGAACCATGAAGCAGCTGCTGTCCTTCGTGACAACCCAAAGATGTTTGAAGCTAATGTCAAAAGGGCAATGGCCGGAGGCTATGTGGGTCAACACTATTTCCCAAGATGTGCATGA